A DNA window from Daucus carota subsp. sativus chromosome 3, DH1 v3.0, whole genome shotgun sequence contains the following coding sequences:
- the LOC108213067 gene encoding peroxiredoxin-2 yields the protein MAPIAVGASIPDGTLAYFDEYDQLQEVSVHSLAAGKKVVLFGVPGAFTPTCSVKHVPGFIEKAEEFKAKGVSEILLISVNDPFVMKAWAKTYPDTKFVKFLADGSGKYTHALGLELDLTEKGLGVRSRRFAAVVDDLKVQTINIEAGGEFTVSGAEDLLKTL from the exons ATGGCTCCGATTGCAGTTGGTGCTTCCATTCCCGACGGAACTCTCGCTTACTTTGACGAGTATGATCAGCTTCAGGAGGTCTCCGTTCACTCCCTTGCTGCTGGTAAGAAGGTTGTCCTCTTTGGCGTTCCTGGTGCTTTCACTCCTACTTGCAg TGTGAAGCATGTGCCTGGATTTATTGAGAAAGCTGAGGAATTCAAGGCTAAGGGTGTCAGTGAGATCTTGTTGATCAGTG TTAATGATCCATTTGTGATGAAGGCATGGGCAAAGACTTACCCAGACACCAAGTTTGTTAAGTTCCTGGCTGATGGATCCGGCAAATACACTCATGCTCTTGGCCTCGAGCTTGACCTTACTGAGAAAGGGCTCGGTGTTCGTTCTCGCAGGTTCGCTGCGGTAGTTGATGATCTCAAGGTTCAGACTATTAACATCGAAGCTGGGGGAGAATTCACTGTTTCTGGCGCAGAGGATCTTCTCAAGACTCTTTAA